Sequence from the Thermocoleostomius sinensis A174 genome:
GGGTTTTCGCAATTACTCCTGCGACGCAGTAAAGGGGTATTGTCGGCTCAACAAGTCGATATGATCGAGCGTATTCTCAACAACGGCAAGCACTTATTAGAGTTACTTAACGACATTCTTGACCTCTCTAAAATTGAATCAGGACGACTGGAAGTCAAACCAGAAACATTCAATTTAGGACAAGTCGTTGGCGCTACAGTAGAAGAACTGCGATCGCTCGCTGACGAGAAGCACCTTTCCATCGAACTCAGCATTAACCTAGACGACCCACAAGTCTATAGTGATCCCCATCGCCTGCGACAGGTATTAGTCAATCTCCTGTCCAATGCTATCAAGTTTACCGATCGCGGAGAAATTACCATTGACGTCAGGACAAAGGCACCCGGTTGGGTTGTGATCACGGTGCGTGATACGGGTATTGGTATTGCACCAGAAAAAGTGAGACAAATTTTTGAACCGTTTCGGCAACTTGATCAAACTACTACCCGTCGCTATGCAGGAACAGGACTGGGATTAGCCATTACTGACTCACTCGTGCGGATGATGCATGGAAACATCACCGTTGAGAGCAAGTTGGGCGAAGGATCTGTGTTTCGAGTAGAATTGCCACAACAGTTGCCGCCCACCGATCGAGCAACTACTGCTAAAGCATTTAGCCTTAGTCGGTCTGATGTGTTATAGCAAAGCTAATGCCACTCGGTACTGACTAATCTTCCTTAAGAGAGAGATAGGGCAAACCCAACAAATCGTAACATAGAAATATCAAATCTCTTTATACCTTGCTTCATCCCTGCTTGTTTATAGGGATGAATGGCTATGATGCTCTCCGCCCGGTAAAAGTTCTCAACTGGTAGGTTAACGTGCGGCAATACCGAGGCGCATTCCTCTGGTTAGCGAAAGCTACACATGGGTATGAAAGCCGTTGTTTTACAAACAAATATAGACAGATATGCTTTCTGCTTCCCAACCTAGAACGAGTCGAATTCTCGCTGTTGATGATGTACCAGATAACCTCTATCTGATCGAAGCGATTCTAGAAGATGAAGGATATGAGGTGATTTTGGCAGAAGATGGGCCCTCTGCATTATCTCACTTGCATCGATCGCCGTTTGATTTGGTATTACTGGATATCATGATGCCTGGTATGGATGGCTATGAAGTAACTCGCCGTATCCGCCAAAATCAGACCCTTCCCTTTATTCCTATTTTGTTAATTACGGCTCATGAACAATCCAGCGTAGTAGAAGGGCTAGATGGAGGAGCCGATGATTTTATTCGCAAGCCATTTGACACAGAAGAGTTGTTAGCTCGGGTTCGATCGCTGCTGCGCTTGAAGCATAGCATTGACGAACGAGAAGCCATGAGTCGGCAACGCGAGGATTTTGTCTCTCGCCTGACTCACGATCTTAGAACGCCACTGGTGGCGGCCGATCGGATGCTCAACCTGTTTATGCAAGAAACGTTTTGCCCAATTTCATCAGATATGAAAGAGGCGATCGGCGCGATGATTCGCAGTAATCAAAACCTCTTACAAATGGTAAATACCCTGCTGGAAGTTTATCGCCACGAAGCAGGACAAAAAAAATTGACGTTTGCCCCCTGCAATTTACGTGAAATCATTGAGGAGATCATTGAAGAACTTCAGCCGCTTGCCGCAGAAAAGGGAGTCGCTTTAACGGCTGATTTTTCCAAATGGGATGCTCAGTCTGGAATTCAGTCCGGCGACACTACGATTGATACGATTGAAGTGATGGGCGATCGACTAGAACTCCGACGGGTTGTCGTCAATTTGTTGGGGAATGCGATTAAGTTTACCGAACAAGGTCACATTACTATTCGAGTGTTTGAAGCCCCATCGTCTGCTGAATCTGCTTCTCCATCGCCCAACCGTTGGATCACGATCGAGGTGGAAGATACTGGCTCAGGCATCTCACCGGATGATCAAGCTATTATCTTCGAGCGGTTCCGCAAAGGGAATCATAAACGCGCCGACAGTGGATTGGGGCTTTACCTGTCTCGTTGCATTGTGGAAGCCCATGGTGGCACGATCGGTGCGGTCTCAGAGTTAGGCAAAGGCAGCACATTTACTGTGAAGTTGCCGCTGCACGATTAAGAACCTTTGGATGAGAATCTTTTGACTAGTAGCTTTTGGGCAGACTGACTATAATGCACCAGCCTTAGCTAGTGGAGCGCCTACTTCCCTAGCCGAGAATTCACCAAATTCGCATGAGATTTAGAGAACTGTGCCAGTTTTTCAGAGACGGTGGGGTTATATAACCGCAAGTAGTTCCAGTAATTCTCAAACACCGCTTCTACATACCCCTTGGTCTCGGGAAAAGGAATTTCTTCCACAAATTTGTCCGGATCGTTGAAGCCAAATCGATTAATCCAATCGGCGACACTGCCTGGTCCTGCGTTATAACTGGCGACAGCAAATAATGAGTTGTTGTTATATTCTCGATGGGTAAAGTCTAAATACCACGTACCCAAATTGATATTGTCCTGCGGATCTTCTAGGTTGTACTGTTTTAGATTAATTTGATTAGCCACCCACTCTGCGGTTTCTGGCATCACCTGCATCAGCCCAGTAGCGCCAACGACCGATCGAATTTTCGGTTCAAATCGAGATTCCTGGCGAATCAGCGCCGTTACCAACATAGGATTTAACTGGCGTTGCTGCGACCATTGTTCGATCGACTGCAAATAGGGAAAGGGGTACAGCGCTTGCCAATAGTCAAGGTGGTGCTTCAGGGCAGCCACTTCTTGTTTCTCGTCGGGTTGCTCCCGAAAACTCAGGTTCGAGAGCATGAAAATTCCATCTAGATTATCATTGACCCCTAAACGAATCAAGCCGTCGGTGAATTGCTGAGCAACGGTAGGCTGAACCCGGTCTGTGTGCTCAACTTGCCACAGACTCCACGCATCGCGGGTTTGACCGAGTAAGTACAATTCTCTAAGGGCAGCTGATCCAGCAAGGGGTTCCGGACGAGTAGCAGGGCGCTCTACTTCTGGTGTTTTTTGGCGCACGGTGCTAAAGTCGCCCACATCCCAACCGAGTAAGACAGCCGATCGCCACGCATAGTAGGAACCTGGATAGTTGGCCAAGACATATTCATAGGACTGCCGCGCTTCGTCTGTTCTGCCGAGTTGTGCTGCCCATTTGCCTACCCAAAAAGCCGCTTCGGGGGCATGGACACTATCTGGATTTTCCTGAGCGAGTTGCCGGGCCCATTCCCAGGCTGCCTGGATATCTCCTTTCTTAAAATTCGCTTCTGCTTGTTGCCAGCGCAAGTCAGCCGCAAATTCTGAGCCACTGTGCTCTTTGAGAACTTGTTGTTGAATCTGGAGGGCTGTTTGCGGACTGTTTGCGGCTTGGAGAATGTTAGCTTTTGCCATCAAGGCTTCAGCGGTTC
This genomic interval carries:
- a CDS encoding ATP-binding response regulator produces the protein MEETLKVLVVDDDEVDRMAVHRALTKANVQVQLSEARSFSEALTLLEDEVFDCAFLDYQLPELDGLILVQEVRKQGIRVPLVVLTGQGDEQIAVELMKAGATDYLAKSRVTPERLEQVLRSAIRVYRAEVQVAIANQQLRETNELLLRKNQELEAQRQQIQLQNLKLLEASRLKSQFLATMSHELRTPLNAIIGFSQLLLRRSKGVLSAQQVDMIERILNNGKHLLELLNDILDLSKIESGRLEVKPETFNLGQVVGATVEELRSLADEKHLSIELSINLDDPQVYSDPHRLRQVLVNLLSNAIKFTDRGEITIDVRTKAPGWVVITVRDTGIGIAPEKVRQIFEPFRQLDQTTTRRYAGTGLGLAITDSLVRMMHGNITVESKLGEGSVFRVELPQQLPPTDRATTAKAFSLSRSDVL
- a CDS encoding sensor histidine kinase, with protein sequence MLSASQPRTSRILAVDDVPDNLYLIEAILEDEGYEVILAEDGPSALSHLHRSPFDLVLLDIMMPGMDGYEVTRRIRQNQTLPFIPILLITAHEQSSVVEGLDGGADDFIRKPFDTEELLARVRSLLRLKHSIDEREAMSRQREDFVSRLTHDLRTPLVAADRMLNLFMQETFCPISSDMKEAIGAMIRSNQNLLQMVNTLLEVYRHEAGQKKLTFAPCNLREIIEEIIEELQPLAAEKGVALTADFSKWDAQSGIQSGDTTIDTIEVMGDRLELRRVVVNLLGNAIKFTEQGHITIRVFEAPSSAESASPSPNRWITIEVEDTGSGISPDDQAIIFERFRKGNHKRADSGLGLYLSRCIVEAHGGTIGAVSELGKGSTFTVKLPLHD
- a CDS encoding lytic transglycosylase domain-containing protein — translated: MLEQEQTQPKPLSSSNPQTVSKKRWFLWGAGLGGLALGGITSAVFLVGPAKLPFLDQWFGAQLINSGADLEDSRPSTSTLALASVSPTDRAIQLEELANQGTSSLDRARARYLRAVDLIEQDRGGQALPWLDGLEHEYDVLAPHILAKRAQAQAATGDAAKAQATWQALVKQYPNHPKAAEALFHLGKTNSAYWDRMIADHPSHPRSVEIAVNRLQQNPKQLDLMRLLARHGVYLPDIGSVLDRLRTDYGGQLTPDDWEAIGFAYWEIQRYGSAAEAYAKAPPSAINLYRAARGAQLDARGTVATTRYQALVQAFPSEKETGLALLKLAELEEKPDKAIAYLDQVINTFPDRTAEALMAKANILQAANSPQTALQIQQQVLKEHSGSEFAADLRWQQAEANFKKGDIQAAWEWARQLAQENPDSVHAPEAAFWVGKWAAQLGRTDEARQSYEYVLANYPGSYYAWRSAVLLGWDVGDFSTVRQKTPEVERPATRPEPLAGSAALRELYLLGQTRDAWSLWQVEHTDRVQPTVAQQFTDGLIRLGVNDNLDGIFMLSNLSFREQPDEKQEVAALKHHLDYWQALYPFPYLQSIEQWSQQRQLNPMLVTALIRQESRFEPKIRSVVGATGLMQVMPETAEWVANQINLKQYNLEDPQDNINLGTWYLDFTHREYNNNSLFAVASYNAGPGSVADWINRFGFNDPDKFVEEIPFPETKGYVEAVFENYWNYLRLYNPTVSEKLAQFSKSHANLVNSRLGK